One Methylocaldum marinum DNA window includes the following coding sequences:
- a CDS encoding iron chelate uptake ABC transporter family permease subunit encodes MVGSALGCAGALLQARARNRLASPDLLGRVLAPPVEVPAGVVTGLLGGPFLLLRPSSYGVI; translated from the coding sequence GTGGTCGGCTCCGCGCTCGGATGCGCCGGCGCCCTGCTGCAGGCGCGTGCGCGTAACCGCCTGGCGAGTCCCGATCTGCTCGGACGAGTGCTCGCGCCGCCGGTCGAAGTACCGGCCGGTGTCGTGACCGGGCTGCTGGGCGGGCCTTTTCTGCTGTTGCGGCCTTCGTCTTACGGAGTTATCTGA
- a CDS encoding ABC transporter ATP-binding protein, producing the protein MLDLRVENLCAGYGAKTVLNDLSVPIPPGRITAIVGANGCGKSTLLRCLARLHRPASGQVRLGNHELGALSTAALSRRIGFLPQFPQAPAGLRVASLLALGRHPHRRLLHRWSSEDEEAVQEALRLTDLTEFASNPWTRCPAASVSVPGWR; encoded by the coding sequence ATGCTGGACCTGCGCGTCGAGAACCTTTGCGCCGGCTACGGCGCGAAGACCGTGCTGAACGATCTCAGCGTGCCCATTCCGCCCGGTCGCATCACCGCGATCGTCGGCGCCAACGGGTGCGGCAAGAGCACCCTACTGCGCTGCCTGGCCCGCCTTCACCGGCCCGCGTCAGGGCAGGTGCGGCTGGGGAACCACGAGCTGGGCGCACTTTCGACCGCGGCCCTGTCGCGGCGCATCGGCTTTCTGCCGCAGTTCCCGCAAGCGCCGGCCGGTTTGCGCGTGGCGTCGCTGCTCGCACTCGGCCGCCATCCGCATCGGCGGCTGCTGCACCGCTGGTCTTCCGAAGACGAGGAGGCGGTACAAGAGGCGCTGCGGCTCACCGATCTGACCGAGTTCGCGAGCAACCCCTGGACACGCTGTCCGGCGGCCAGCGTCAGCGTACCTGGCTGGCGATGA
- a CDS encoding SDR family oxidoreductase: protein MHPGIAQGIGAAVAKALAVRGLTVAVAKTVERVEHELGAIDYLVNVAGLLYTGGAIDAGDEDWMQSFAVNTHGVFFLTRAAARRDRDRRFQRGLDPARMGMAATAQYIRCLGLELAEYGIRCNLVSPGSTDTEMQRHYWRNGDGSAEQIIRGSLEKHRLGIPPRKLAQPDDIARTVLFLLSDAAGHVTMQDLVVDGGAMLG, encoded by the coding sequence TTGCATCCAGGCATCGCCCAGGGCATCGGCGCGGCGGTCGCCAAGGCGCTGGCCGTGCGCGGGCTCACCGTCGCCGTCGCGAAAACGGTCGAGCGCGTGGAGCATGAACTCGGCGCCATCGACTACCTGGTCAATGTCGCCGGCCTGTTGTACACCGGCGGAGCGATCGACGCCGGTGACGAGGATTGGATGCAGAGCTTCGCGGTCAACACCCACGGCGTCTTCTTCCTCACCCGCGCGGCGGCGCGGCGCGATCGTGACCGTCGGTTCCAACGCGGCCTCGACCCCGCGCGCATGGGCATGGCCGCCACCGCCCAGTACATCCGCTGCCTGGGGCTGGAACTGGCGGAATACGGTATTCGCTGCAATCTGGTCTCGCCCGGATCGACCGACACCGAAATGCAGCGTCACTACTGGCGCAACGGGGACGGTAGCGCTGAACAGATCATCCGGGGATCTCTGGAAAAACACCGCCTCGGCATCCCGCCGCGCAAGCTGGCGCAACCCGACGATATCGCCCGGACCGTGCTGTTCCTGCTGTCCGACGCCGCCGGACACGTGACGATGCAGGATCTTGTCGTTGATGGCGGGGCGATGTTGGGCTAG
- a CDS encoding TetR/AcrR family transcriptional regulator: MRRRDSAEIREKLLDHGVMLLMEQGYHGTGIQDIVESVGMPKGSFYNHFPSKEAFSAEVVKHYIEPFIKQLDGHLNRRGVNTEAALKAYFKELIEETERRDFKGGCLLGNLIGEIGETCDLCHTSLRDAVHRYRDKLKEGIARGQAEGSFRKDLTATFMADLVLNLWQGALLRMKIERSVQPLTQVFEFLLDDYFKA; the protein is encoded by the coding sequence ATGAGGAGACGAGATTCCGCCGAAATTCGAGAAAAGCTGCTCGACCATGGCGTCATGCTTCTTATGGAGCAGGGCTACCATGGCACGGGAATCCAGGACATCGTTGAAAGCGTCGGCATGCCGAAGGGGTCTTTCTACAACCACTTTCCCAGCAAGGAAGCCTTCAGTGCCGAGGTCGTCAAACACTACATCGAGCCGTTCATCAAGCAGCTCGACGGGCACCTCAATCGCAGGGGCGTCAATACGGAAGCGGCGCTGAAAGCCTATTTCAAAGAGCTCATCGAGGAGACCGAGCGCAGAGACTTCAAAGGCGGGTGCCTGCTCGGCAACCTGATCGGCGAGATCGGCGAAACTTGCGATCTTTGTCATACCTCGCTGCGCGATGCCGTCCACCGTTATCGCGACAAACTGAAAGAGGGCATCGCTCGCGGGCAAGCGGAAGGAAGCTTCCGAAAAGACCTGACAGCCACGTTCATGGCCGATCTAGTGCTCAATCTCTGGCAGGGCGCTTTGCTTCGCATGAAAATCGAACGTTCGGTTCAGCCCCTCACGCAGGTTTTTGAGTTTCTTCTCGACGATTACTTCAAAGCCTGA
- a CDS encoding YncE family protein: protein MLKSMKCHPFSRASLRALSLSALSVLVPATASAELLAMLNYESKVGQPNRREGIAVIDVDPNSPTFNQIVKDTPLPPDFVAHHIYYNKDVTKAYVTSLGHTELYVYDLSKFPDEKTVVSVPDCKVGEDITFSDDRKHWYLSCMGSNNVIVGDARSDKPIVTIGNDGSSDKFIKYPHGVMLNDDLDRIFVTSTVNPDDLNDAGETVSVIQASTRKILSTHKLSNKPSPSGEAPVEIAFIPHRKPQIAYINNLYGGALWTATWRPESEDFTFRKVFDFAETGQSLPLEMGFNEAVDRLYITTAKPGAFNIFDIEDPYTPKLLSTIPTAGGAHHFVLSPDHRHAIVQNSFINLPEMDDGSVSVIDLHQNKVVATVDVLKKAGLIPNCIIAMPNWYKSDH from the coding sequence ATGCTTAAAAGCATGAAATGCCATCCCTTCAGCCGGGCCTCTTTACGAGCATTGAGTTTGAGCGCCCTGAGCGTCTTGGTGCCGGCCACGGCAAGCGCTGAGCTGCTCGCCATGCTCAACTATGAAAGCAAGGTTGGGCAGCCGAATCGCAGAGAGGGTATTGCGGTCATCGATGTGGACCCGAACTCGCCCACATTCAACCAGATTGTCAAAGACACGCCCTTGCCCCCGGATTTCGTGGCGCATCATATCTATTACAACAAAGACGTAACCAAGGCTTATGTCACGTCCCTCGGACATACCGAGCTCTATGTTTACGACCTCTCGAAGTTCCCCGACGAAAAGACCGTCGTATCCGTCCCGGATTGCAAGGTGGGCGAGGACATAACGTTCTCGGACGATCGCAAGCACTGGTATCTCAGCTGCATGGGGTCCAACAATGTCATCGTCGGCGATGCCCGGTCGGATAAGCCGATTGTAACGATCGGGAACGACGGATCCAGCGACAAGTTCATAAAGTATCCCCACGGTGTGATGCTCAACGACGACCTCGACCGCATCTTCGTGACAAGCACGGTCAACCCCGATGATCTGAACGACGCCGGCGAGACGGTCTCCGTCATACAAGCGTCGACCCGAAAAATTCTGTCGACCCACAAACTCTCGAATAAACCCTCGCCTTCCGGGGAAGCGCCGGTCGAAATTGCTTTCATCCCACATCGCAAGCCCCAGATAGCCTACATAAACAACTTGTACGGCGGAGCGCTGTGGACCGCCACCTGGCGTCCGGAGAGCGAGGACTTCACTTTCCGGAAGGTATTCGATTTTGCGGAAACAGGCCAAAGTCTCCCGCTGGAAATGGGCTTCAACGAAGCAGTCGATCGCCTCTATATCACGACAGCCAAGCCCGGCGCGTTCAACATCTTCGACATCGAAGATCCTTACACGCCGAAACTGCTGTCGACGATCCCGACTGCGGGCGGCGCGCATCACTTCGTGCTCTCGCCCGATCATCGCCACGCCATCGTTCAGAATAGCTTCATCAATTTGCCGGAGATGGACGACGGTTCGGTGAGCGTAATCGACTTGCACCAGAACAAGGTGGTCGCGACGGTCGACGTCCTCAAGAAGGCCGGTCTGATCCCGAACTGCATCATCGCGATGCCGAATTGGTATAAGAGCGATCACTGA
- the rapA gene encoding RNA polymerase-associated protein RapA, which yields MTLPTFVPGQRWISETEPELGLGIVLNVENNRVTLLFIASSERRTYAVNNSPLTRVRFSKGDSIESADGWKLKVTEVREHNGLITYEGLADDGTPRALEEVDLNHFMQFNKPQDRLFTGHLDPSGLFRLRYETLRRIGQLEQSPVRGLVGGRTSIIPHQIYIAHEIAHRQAPRVLLADEVGLGKTIEAGLIIHHQLLTGRVERILIIVPEPLLHQWLVEMLRRFNLRFALFDEERFWQVEDANPFLSEQLVLCSLDFFMDDDERQEAALAAGWDMCVVDEAHHLQWSEQNASPEYLFVEQLGRAVPSLLLLTATPEQLGKRSHFARLRLLDPDRFYSYDRFQLEEMQYESLADVINHLLDDPELDRETLSQLKTLLSQDLADDLLERLGDPERAESARGELIQLLLDRHGTGRVLFRNTRTTVKGFPGRELFAYPLPLPEAYRRLLDETQPRIEDLLHPETLYARNCTDAEEWWRVDSRVEWLAETIKGLKSAKVLVICAKTRTAIDLEEALRVRGVRAAVFHEQMSIVARDRAAAWFADVENGAQALVCSEIGSEGRNFQFAHHLVMFDLPLNPDLLEQRIGRLDRIGQSETIRIHVAYFEDSPQSVLFRWYDQGLNAFSQPSPAGLAVFGRLGSELAGLLRAPDSDGETRLVERARKLADAIQEELHQGRDRLLELNSCRKEAAHRLVRFIEEIDREDSLWPYLEDVFDAYGVAVEEHSDHCYILRPGEHMRTQFPELPEDGVTVTLDRGIGLTREDMLFLTWEHPMVRGAMDLILNSEHGNAALSLVRHPELPAGQLLLEVIYLLECTAPKRLHIGRFFPPTVLRFLFDQDGNDLSALPLESLAEQPQQFDREHALALVRSKQKLINRLIVSAEKKARAQMPGIIGDSAKRMLDAMTTELKRLAALRRVNPNVRQEELDQLKENAIEMNNCIQGAHLRLDSVRLVITV from the coding sequence ATGACATTGCCGACTTTCGTTCCCGGACAGCGCTGGATTAGCGAGACCGAGCCCGAATTGGGCTTGGGCATCGTGTTGAACGTCGAAAACAATCGCGTGACACTGTTATTCATCGCCAGTAGCGAACGCCGCACCTATGCCGTCAACAACTCTCCGCTGACGCGGGTGAGGTTTTCCAAGGGCGATTCGATCGAAAGCGCGGATGGCTGGAAACTGAAAGTTACGGAAGTTCGGGAACATAACGGCCTCATCACCTACGAAGGCCTGGCCGATGACGGAACCCCCAGGGCGCTGGAGGAAGTCGATCTCAACCATTTCATGCAGTTCAACAAGCCGCAGGATCGGCTGTTCACCGGCCATCTGGATCCTTCGGGCCTGTTTCGGCTGCGCTATGAAACCCTGCGAAGAATCGGACAGCTCGAACAATCCCCGGTGCGAGGACTGGTCGGCGGACGCACCAGCATCATTCCGCACCAGATCTACATCGCTCATGAAATCGCTCACCGCCAGGCTCCGCGCGTGTTGCTGGCCGACGAAGTCGGGCTGGGCAAAACCATCGAAGCCGGACTGATCATCCACCATCAGCTTTTGACCGGACGCGTCGAACGCATCCTCATCATCGTGCCGGAACCCTTGTTGCACCAATGGCTGGTGGAAATGCTGAGACGCTTCAATCTGCGGTTCGCCCTGTTCGACGAGGAGCGTTTCTGGCAAGTCGAAGACGCCAATCCTTTCTTGAGCGAACAACTGGTGCTGTGCAGTCTGGATTTTTTCATGGATGACGACGAACGCCAGGAAGCCGCGCTCGCCGCCGGCTGGGACATGTGCGTGGTGGACGAGGCGCACCACCTGCAGTGGTCGGAACAAAACGCGAGCCCGGAGTATTTGTTCGTCGAGCAATTAGGCAGAGCCGTGCCCAGCCTCCTGCTCTTGACGGCAACCCCGGAACAGCTCGGCAAGCGCAGCCATTTCGCCCGACTGCGCCTGCTCGACCCGGACCGCTTCTACAGCTATGACCGGTTCCAGCTCGAGGAAATGCAGTACGAGTCGCTGGCCGATGTGATCAACCATCTGCTGGACGATCCGGAACTCGACCGCGAGACCTTGAGCCAACTGAAAACCCTGCTCTCGCAGGATTTGGCGGACGATTTGCTGGAAAGGCTCGGCGATCCGGAACGCGCGGAGAGCGCACGCGGCGAGTTGATTCAGCTCCTCCTGGACCGTCACGGCACGGGGCGGGTTCTGTTCCGCAATACCCGGACCACGGTCAAAGGCTTTCCGGGGCGGGAACTTTTCGCATATCCCCTGCCGCTGCCCGAGGCCTACCGTCGCCTGCTGGACGAAACCCAACCCCGGATCGAAGACCTTTTGCACCCGGAAACCCTGTATGCCCGGAATTGTACCGATGCCGAAGAGTGGTGGCGCGTGGACAGCCGCGTGGAGTGGCTGGCCGAAACCATCAAGGGACTCAAGTCGGCCAAGGTGTTGGTGATCTGCGCAAAGACCAGGACCGCCATCGATCTGGAAGAGGCGCTTCGGGTCCGGGGCGTGCGCGCAGCGGTGTTCCACGAGCAGATGAGCATCGTGGCGCGCGACCGGGCGGCTGCCTGGTTCGCCGACGTCGAAAACGGCGCTCAGGCGCTGGTATGCTCGGAAATCGGCAGCGAAGGGCGCAATTTCCAATTCGCCCATCATCTGGTGATGTTCGATTTGCCGCTCAACCCCGACCTGCTGGAACAGCGAATCGGCCGCCTCGACCGCATCGGGCAGTCGGAAACCATCCGTATTCACGTCGCTTATTTCGAGGACAGCCCCCAAAGCGTCCTCTTCCGCTGGTATGACCAGGGTCTGAACGCCTTCAGCCAGCCCAGCCCGGCGGGACTCGCGGTGTTCGGCCGACTCGGAAGCGAACTTGCCGGATTGTTGCGGGCGCCCGATTCGGACGGTGAAACCCGGCTGGTGGAACGGGCGCGGAAGCTGGCGGATGCAATACAGGAGGAATTGCACCAGGGCCGGGACCGGTTGCTGGAGCTGAATTCCTGCCGCAAGGAGGCCGCACACCGGCTGGTCCGGTTCATCGAAGAAATCGACCGCGAGGACAGCCTCTGGCCCTATCTGGAAGACGTGTTCGACGCATACGGGGTGGCAGTCGAGGAACATTCGGATCATTGCTATATCCTCCGGCCCGGCGAGCACATGCGTACCCAGTTCCCCGAATTGCCCGAAGACGGCGTGACGGTCACGCTGGACCGGGGCATCGGCCTGACGCGAGAGGACATGCTGTTCCTGACCTGGGAACACCCCATGGTGCGCGGCGCGATGGATCTCATTCTGAACAGCGAGCACGGCAATGCCGCATTGAGCCTGGTCCGGCATCCGGAACTGCCGGCCGGCCAACTGCTGCTCGAGGTAATCTATCTGCTCGAATGCACCGCACCGAAACGCTTGCATATCGGCCGATTCTTCCCGCCTACCGTGCTGCGCTTCCTGTTCGACCAGGACGGCAACGATCTCAGCGCCCTACCCTTGGAAAGCCTGGCCGAACAACCCCAGCAGTTCGATCGCGAACATGCGCTGGCACTGGTCCGGAGCAAGCAAAAGCTCATTAACCGTTTAATCGTAAGTGCAGAAAAGAAAGCGCGTGCGCAAATGCCCGGCATCATCGGCGACAGCGCGAAACGGATGCTCGACGCGATGACGACGGAACTCAAACGCCTCGCGGCCCTGCGGCGCGTCAATCCGAACGTGCGCCAGGAAGAGTTGGATCAGCTCAAGGAAAACGCCATCGAGATGAACAATTGCATCCAGGGGGCGCATCTGCGTTTGGATTCGGTCCGGCTGGTCATCACTGTGTAA
- a CDS encoding LOG family protein: protein MIEDLKGSESWRMFRIISEFTEGFDKLSEIRFAISIFGSTRIKPSSPYYQAAQTVAEVLASHGYAIISGGGAGVLEAANKGAHIKKQRSIGLNIAGEEKPNAYQNLRLEFRYFFVRKLMFVKHSMGYVCFPGGFNTLDELFEALSLMQTHKIHPVPLILFGSDYWKGLTDWIENTVLTNQLIDKADLAHISVTDDPLEVVDIMNKHREWKLKKIVEATSTDASER from the coding sequence ATGATCGAAGATCTCAAAGGCAGCGAGTCATGGCGGATGTTCAGAATCATCAGCGAATTCACCGAAGGCTTCGACAAGCTTTCCGAAATTCGCTTCGCCATTTCGATTTTCGGTTCCACCCGCATCAAGCCGAGCAGTCCGTACTACCAGGCTGCGCAAACCGTCGCCGAGGTACTCGCCAGTCACGGCTATGCGATCATCAGTGGCGGCGGGGCCGGCGTTTTGGAGGCCGCCAATAAAGGCGCCCATATCAAGAAACAGCGCTCGATCGGACTCAATATCGCCGGCGAAGAGAAACCGAATGCTTATCAAAACCTCAGGCTGGAGTTCCGCTATTTCTTCGTGCGTAAACTCATGTTCGTGAAACATTCCATGGGCTATGTCTGCTTCCCCGGTGGATTCAACACGTTGGACGAGCTCTTCGAAGCCCTCAGCCTGATGCAAACGCACAAAATCCATCCGGTACCGCTGATTTTGTTCGGATCGGATTATTGGAAAGGACTGACCGATTGGATCGAAAACACAGTCCTTACCAATCAACTGATCGATAAAGCCGATTTAGCGCATATCTCGGTCACGGACGATCCTCTCGAAGTCGTCGACATCATGAACAAACACCGCGAATGGAAGCTCAAGAAAATCGTGGAGGCAACATCCACCGACGCTTCGGAAAGGTGA
- a CDS encoding NAD(P)-dependent methylenetetrahydromethanopterin dehydrogenase, with protein MEKPFILHMFTPEKNLSPFDVNMALDAGWISAIPYLNIELGEVTALVQDAIFSRSPSGVKRTGIFIGGRDVKLAMDMLRTARAAMVPPFVISVFADPSGAFTTAAAMVAMVERELEKRHQTGLEGKNVLALGGTGPVGQIAAVLAAKAGANVKIIGRQLERSQKIAELCNAEFGNGETKIQGDADANKPDLIKTADVVFATAAAGIEVLSAELVASAPQLKVAADVNAVPPSGIAGLDAHHKGTEIVGSKSGAVGVGALAIGNVKYQTQHKLLNRMRFQLRQADKPVFLDYNDAFEVAREYAKKL; from the coding sequence ATGGAAAAACCGTTCATCCTGCATATGTTCACCCCGGAAAAGAACCTCAGCCCGTTCGACGTCAATATGGCTTTGGACGCCGGCTGGATTTCCGCGATTCCGTATCTCAATATCGAGCTGGGTGAAGTGACCGCCCTGGTGCAAGATGCGATTTTTTCCAGAAGTCCGAGCGGCGTGAAACGGACCGGCATTTTCATCGGGGGCCGGGATGTGAAATTGGCCATGGACATGCTCCGCACCGCCAGGGCGGCCATGGTTCCACCCTTCGTAATCTCCGTATTTGCCGATCCGAGCGGAGCTTTTACAACGGCTGCCGCCATGGTCGCCATGGTGGAACGGGAACTCGAAAAGCGCCATCAGACCGGCTTGGAGGGCAAGAACGTACTCGCTCTGGGAGGCACCGGACCGGTCGGGCAGATCGCCGCGGTGTTGGCGGCCAAAGCCGGAGCCAATGTAAAAATAATCGGTCGCCAACTGGAAAGATCCCAGAAGATCGCGGAGCTGTGCAATGCCGAATTCGGTAACGGCGAGACCAAAATTCAAGGCGACGCCGATGCCAATAAACCGGACCTGATCAAGACCGCGGACGTCGTATTCGCCACCGCCGCGGCCGGAATCGAAGTGCTGAGCGCGGAATTGGTCGCCTCGGCGCCGCAGCTGAAAGTCGCGGCCGATGTCAATGCGGTTCCTCCCTCGGGAATCGCAGGTCTCGATGCTCACCACAAAGGCACGGAAATCGTGGGCTCAAAGAGCGGCGCGGTCGGCGTGGGAGCCTTGGCTATCGGCAACGTCAAATACCAGACACAGCATAAACTCCTGAATAGAATGCGTTTTCAGCTCCGGCAAGCGGACAAGCCGGTATTCCTCGATTACAACGACGCATTCGAAGTGGCGCGCGAATACGCCAAGAAGCTTTAA
- a CDS encoding NAD(P)-dependent methylenetetrahydromethanopterin dehydrogenase: protein MSKRSVLYMLDPMPHNSPFDINMAVDADFEVIIPLNSVKLEEINGLTQDAIFSRGPEGVKKTGMFIGGRDIDLAVKMLEAARQAMVPPFQFSVLADPSGGYTTAAALVAVAEKQLKEKHGMELEGCNAVVFGGTGPVGIATGVIAALCGAETTIVDHASLDNALEKADTYGRLFETRLDGTCAASEADKAHLLHKADIVFCTAKAGVQVLKASTLAEAHQLKVAADVNAVPPLGIEGVKRADLGVPLKHAVNSPGAVGIGALAVGDYKYKLQQHLLRSLLTQKEPVFYDFREAFKIVRTMV from the coding sequence ATGTCCAAGCGCAGTGTTCTATACATGCTCGATCCGATGCCGCATAACAGCCCGTTCGACATCAATATGGCGGTCGATGCCGATTTCGAGGTAATTATTCCGCTTAATAGCGTGAAGCTGGAGGAAATCAACGGCCTGACTCAGGACGCCATCTTTTCGCGCGGGCCGGAAGGCGTGAAAAAGACGGGTATGTTCATCGGCGGACGCGATATCGATTTGGCCGTGAAGATGCTTGAGGCTGCCCGGCAGGCGATGGTGCCGCCATTCCAGTTTTCCGTGCTGGCAGACCCCAGCGGCGGCTATACCACGGCGGCGGCCCTGGTTGCAGTCGCTGAAAAACAGCTCAAGGAAAAACACGGCATGGAATTGGAAGGGTGTAATGCCGTGGTGTTCGGCGGTACCGGACCGGTCGGTATCGCCACCGGGGTTATCGCCGCTTTATGCGGCGCGGAAACGACTATCGTCGATCACGCTTCGCTGGACAACGCTCTGGAAAAAGCCGATACCTACGGACGACTGTTCGAAACCCGGCTGGACGGCACGTGCGCGGCATCGGAAGCCGACAAGGCACATTTGCTGCATAAGGCGGACATCGTGTTCTGCACAGCCAAGGCCGGGGTTCAGGTTCTGAAAGCCAGCACCTTGGCGGAGGCGCATCAACTCAAGGTTGCAGCCGATGTAAATGCGGTTCCGCCTTTGGGGATCGAGGGCGTTAAGCGTGCCGACCTAGGTGTTCCACTAAAGCACGCGGTCAATTCGCCCGGCGCCGTCGGTATCGGTGCATTGGCGGTCGGCGACTACAAGTACAAGCTTCAGCAGCATTTGCTCCGATCTCTCCTGACCCAGAAGGAACCCGTTTTTTACGATTTCCGAGAGGCATTCAAGATCGTCCGCACCATGGTCTGA
- a CDS encoding alpha-amylase family glycosyl hydrolase, translating to MKIYNLFPRLAGPFHRWQPHLERAADMGFDWIFVNPVQKLGRSRSLYSIKDYFQIDSWLLKPRSPKSPEDQLRAVVSCAEGLGLGMIVDLVINHCAYDSPLLKQHPEWFVKQGRRIAHPYCLHEGEKVVWRDLAQFDHQHTSDPEGLYRYCREIVEYLLGLGFKGLRCDAAYQLPGRFWARLIEETKRTHPETVFLAETLGCSAEQTRETAQAGFDFIFNSSKWWDFSNPWLLDQYRLTREIVPSISFPESHDTVRAFAEFNRNVDAVRQRYFFTALFSAGVMIPMGFEFGFQKPLHVVETTPDDWENTDIDLTGYIKQINRIKSVHPVFDEESATQVLEHANPEILLMRKSANRERNEALIILNKDPWNRQNFFADNLYHLVQSEPPLLDVSPEWPLDYLPTPFQFELTPGMGRILVTQ from the coding sequence ATGAAAATTTACAACCTGTTCCCGCGGCTCGCGGGTCCTTTTCACCGTTGGCAGCCGCATCTGGAAAGAGCGGCGGACATGGGGTTCGACTGGATCTTCGTCAATCCCGTGCAAAAGCTCGGACGTTCCCGCAGCCTTTATTCGATCAAGGACTATTTTCAAATCGACTCGTGGCTGTTGAAACCCCGCTCGCCCAAATCTCCCGAGGACCAGCTACGCGCGGTCGTCAGTTGCGCCGAAGGCCTCGGGCTCGGCATGATCGTCGACCTGGTGATCAATCATTGCGCCTACGACTCTCCATTGCTCAAACAGCATCCCGAGTGGTTCGTCAAGCAAGGCCGGCGCATCGCCCACCCGTACTGTCTGCACGAAGGCGAGAAAGTCGTCTGGCGTGATCTTGCCCAATTCGATCATCAGCATACCTCGGACCCGGAAGGCCTTTACCGGTATTGCCGCGAAATCGTCGAGTACCTGCTCGGCCTGGGCTTCAAAGGATTACGCTGCGATGCGGCGTATCAGCTCCCCGGGCGTTTCTGGGCGCGGCTCATCGAAGAAACCAAACGGACCCATCCGGAGACCGTATTCCTTGCGGAAACCCTGGGTTGCAGTGCCGAGCAGACCCGGGAAACCGCGCAAGCCGGTTTCGACTTTATCTTCAATAGCTCGAAATGGTGGGATTTTTCGAATCCGTGGCTGTTGGACCAGTATCGGCTCACGCGCGAAATCGTACCGTCCATCAGCTTCCCCGAGAGCCACGATACCGTGCGTGCTTTCGCGGAGTTCAACCGGAATGTCGACGCGGTAAGACAGCGTTATTTCTTCACAGCGCTGTTTTCCGCCGGCGTGATGATACCCATGGGCTTCGAATTCGGTTTCCAGAAGCCGTTGCATGTGGTCGAAACCACGCCAGACGACTGGGAAAACACGGATATCGATTTGACCGGCTATATCAAGCAAATCAACCGGATCAAAAGCGTCCATCCGGTATTCGATGAGGAAAGCGCCACCCAGGTGCTCGAACATGCCAATCCCGAGATCCTGCTGATGCGGAAATCCGCAAACCGCGAGCGCAACGAGGCTTTGATCATACTGAATAAAGATCCTTGGAACCGGCAGAACTTTTTCGCCGACAATCTTTACCATCTTGTCCAAAGCGAACCGCCGCTGCTCGACGTCTCGCCGGAATGGCCCCTGGACTACTTGCCTACGCCATTCCAGTTCGAGTTGACGCCGGGCATGGGACGGATACTCGTGACACAATAA